From a single Microbacterium terrisoli genomic region:
- a CDS encoding glucose-6-phosphate isomerase, translating into MSFDIRVSGHVKAIVDDELPRLVQGLLASGITAQDPTLWGPHAQDEASRRLGWVQAVSVSRPLVAEITALRDDLRARGLSRVVLAGMGGSSLAPEVIAATTGVPLTVLDSTAPGQVLAALEGDGEGSLTDTVLVVSSKSGSTVETDAARRLFESAFREMGVDPAERIIVVTDPGSALDQSAQAAGYRVFHADPTVGGRYSALTAFGLVPAGLAGADLGELLDEADATLLEVAIDSPENPALVLAAAIAGGTPRRDKLGLVSDGTHIQGLPDWIEQLIAESTGKAGTGILPVVLLPVSPELETQPADLQVVRLVDEAHEFHFFDRHEGEILVSGSLGAQFVVWEYATAIAGRMLGIDPFDQPDVESAKAATRDLLARTPVATPAAFTVGGVEVRVSDPALAASGTLEGTLDALWERLGNDGYVAIQAYVDRVHTPELAGLRELVAADAGRPTTFGWGPRFLHSTGQYHKGGPATGVFLQIVERAGDDVQIPGLPFTFGRLLAAQAAGDAQVLADHGRPVVSLTLTDSTTEVLALFEAAQ; encoded by the coding sequence GTGAGTTTCGACATCCGCGTCAGCGGTCATGTCAAGGCCATCGTCGACGACGAGCTGCCCCGGCTCGTCCAGGGCCTGCTCGCCTCCGGCATCACCGCGCAGGACCCCACACTGTGGGGTCCGCACGCGCAGGATGAGGCATCCCGTCGCCTCGGCTGGGTGCAGGCGGTCTCGGTCTCGCGACCACTGGTCGCAGAGATCACGGCTCTGCGCGATGACCTGCGAGCGCGCGGGCTCTCGCGCGTCGTGCTGGCCGGGATGGGAGGCTCCTCCCTCGCCCCCGAGGTGATCGCCGCCACCACCGGCGTCCCCTTGACGGTGCTGGATTCCACGGCGCCCGGCCAGGTGCTGGCCGCGCTCGAGGGCGACGGGGAGGGGAGCCTGACCGATACGGTGCTCGTGGTCTCGAGCAAGTCCGGCTCGACTGTCGAGACGGATGCCGCGCGACGGCTGTTCGAGTCGGCCTTCCGCGAGATGGGCGTCGACCCAGCCGAGCGGATCATTGTGGTGACCGACCCGGGCTCGGCGCTGGACCAGTCCGCGCAGGCGGCGGGGTACCGCGTGTTCCATGCCGACCCGACCGTCGGCGGGCGCTACTCGGCGCTGACGGCGTTCGGTCTGGTGCCTGCGGGCCTGGCCGGCGCGGATCTGGGCGAACTGCTCGATGAGGCCGATGCCACGCTGCTGGAAGTGGCCATCGACAGCCCCGAGAACCCGGCGCTGGTGCTGGCCGCGGCGATCGCCGGCGGCACCCCGCGCCGCGACAAGCTGGGCCTGGTATCGGACGGCACGCACATCCAAGGCCTTCCGGACTGGATCGAGCAGCTGATCGCCGAGTCGACCGGAAAGGCCGGCACCGGCATCCTGCCCGTCGTCCTGCTGCCGGTCTCCCCCGAACTCGAGACTCAGCCGGCCGACCTTCAGGTCGTGCGACTGGTCGACGAGGCTCACGAGTTCCACTTCTTCGACCGGCACGAGGGTGAGATCCTGGTCAGCGGATCGCTGGGGGCGCAGTTCGTGGTCTGGGAGTACGCGACGGCCATCGCCGGACGGATGCTGGGCATCGACCCGTTCGATCAGCCCGACGTCGAGTCGGCCAAGGCCGCCACGCGCGACCTGCTGGCCCGCACGCCCGTCGCCACACCGGCCGCGTTCACCGTCGGCGGTGTGGAGGTGCGCGTGTCGGACCCCGCGCTGGCCGCCTCGGGCACTCTGGAGGGCACGCTCGACGCCCTCTGGGAGCGTCTCGGCAACGACGGCTACGTCGCGATCCAGGCCTACGTCGATCGCGTGCACACGCCCGAGCTCGCGGGACTGCGCGAGCTCGTCGCCGCCGATGCCGGACGTCCGACCACCTTCGGCTGGGGGCCGCGCTTCTTGCACTCGACCGGGCAGTATCACAAGGGGGGTCCTGCCACCGGGGTGTTCCTGCAGATCGTCGAACGCGCCGGCGATGACGTGCAGATCCCAGGCCTGCCGTTCACGTTCGGACGGCTGCTCGCCGCCCAGGCCGCGGGAGATGCGCAGGTGCTCGCCGACCACGGGCGTCCCGTCGTGAGCCTGACCCTGACCGATTCGACGACCGAAGTGCTCGCGCTCTTCGAAGCCGCCCAATAG
- the zwf gene encoding glucose-6-phosphate dehydrogenase, with protein MSVLITRDANPLRDPDDRRLNRIAGPSALVIFGVTGDLSRKKLMPAVYDLANRGLLPPGFALVGFARRDWADQDFAAVVYDAVRMHSRTEFREETWQQLLQGIRFVSGEFDDPAAFRRLRETVERLDVERGTMGNHAYYLSIPPRAFAMVAQQLKSSGLVDDTADQPDRWRRVVIEKPFGNDLASARELNHALRSAFPADAIFRIDHYLGKETVQNILALRFANELYEPIWNRNYVDHVQITMAEDIGVGGRAGYYDGIGAARDVIQNHLLQLLALTAMEEPISFNARDLRTEKEKVLAAVTLPDDLSQATARGQYGGGWQGGEKVHSFLDEEGMDPHSTTETYAAVKLGINTRRWAGVPFYLRTGKRLGRRVTEIAVVFKKAPEHLFTRSQTSGLGQNALVIRVQPDEGVTIRFGSKVPGAGTQVRDVTMDFGYGHAFTEASPEAYERLILDVLLGDPPLFPRHEEVELSWKILDPIEQYWASAGGPLEQYTPGGWGPRSADELLARDGRTWRRP; from the coding sequence ATGAGTGTGCTGATCACCCGGGACGCCAATCCGTTGCGCGATCCCGACGACCGACGACTGAACCGCATCGCGGGGCCGAGCGCCCTGGTCATCTTCGGTGTGACGGGAGACCTGTCACGCAAGAAGCTGATGCCGGCCGTGTACGACCTGGCCAATCGCGGCCTGTTGCCCCCCGGGTTCGCCCTGGTCGGCTTCGCCCGTCGCGACTGGGCCGACCAGGATTTCGCGGCCGTCGTGTACGACGCGGTGCGGATGCACTCGCGCACCGAGTTCCGCGAAGAGACCTGGCAGCAGCTGCTGCAGGGCATCCGGTTCGTCTCGGGCGAGTTCGACGATCCCGCGGCGTTCCGGCGTCTGCGCGAGACCGTCGAAAGGCTCGACGTCGAACGCGGGACGATGGGCAACCACGCATACTATCTGTCCATCCCGCCCCGGGCGTTCGCCATGGTCGCACAGCAGCTGAAGAGTTCGGGTCTGGTCGACGACACCGCCGACCAGCCCGACCGCTGGCGGCGTGTCGTGATCGAGAAGCCGTTCGGCAACGACCTCGCCTCGGCACGCGAGCTGAACCACGCACTGCGCAGCGCCTTCCCGGCCGACGCGATCTTCCGCATCGACCACTATCTCGGCAAAGAGACCGTGCAGAACATCCTGGCGCTGCGCTTCGCCAATGAGCTGTACGAGCCGATCTGGAACCGCAACTACGTCGACCACGTGCAGATCACCATGGCCGAGGACATCGGCGTGGGCGGGCGGGCCGGCTACTACGACGGGATCGGCGCCGCGCGCGACGTCATCCAGAACCACCTGCTGCAGCTGCTGGCCCTGACGGCGATGGAAGAGCCGATCTCGTTCAACGCGCGCGACCTGCGCACCGAGAAGGAGAAGGTGCTCGCCGCCGTCACGCTGCCCGACGACCTCTCGCAGGCCACGGCCCGCGGCCAGTACGGCGGCGGCTGGCAGGGCGGCGAGAAGGTGCACAGCTTCCTGGACGAGGAGGGCATGGATCCGCACTCGACCACCGAGACCTACGCGGCCGTCAAACTCGGCATCAACACCCGCCGATGGGCCGGGGTGCCGTTCTATCTGCGCACCGGAAAGCGCCTGGGCCGCCGGGTCACCGAGATCGCGGTGGTGTTCAAGAAGGCGCCCGAGCACCTGTTCACGCGGTCCCAGACCTCGGGGCTCGGGCAGAACGCGCTCGTGATCCGTGTGCAGCCCGACGAGGGCGTCACGATCCGCTTCGGCTCGAAGGTGCCCGGCGCCGGCACGCAGGTGCGCGACGTGACCATGGACTTCGGCTACGGACACGCGTTCACCGAGGCGAGCCCCGAGGCATACGAGCGGCTGATCCTGGACGTGCTGCTGGGCGACCCACCGCTGTTCCCCCGACACGAAGAGGTCGAGCTCAGCTGGAAGATCCTCGACCCGATCGAACAGTACTGGGCCTCCGCCGGCGGCCCGCTGGAGCAGTACACGCCCGGAGGCTGGGGGCCGCGAAGCGCGGACGAACTCCTTGCCCGTGACGGTCGCACGTGGAGGCGCCCATGA
- a CDS encoding glucose-6-phosphate dehydrogenase assembly protein OpcA codes for MIIDLPDTNVSKIAKALVNVRQEGGAVALGRVLTLIILVRHGAQEEVIEAANDASREHPMRVIVLMSDPHGPDADAEPRLDAEIRVGGDAGASEVVLLRAYGAAGNNSESLVTGLLLPDAPVVAWWPRETPKEPSRSSIGRIAQRRITDAAAQPDPSAWVSRLGEHYVPGDTDLAWTRVTRWREQLAAVLDQPPYEPVTAVEVRGASDSPSTTLLAAWLRLSLKVPVTWTYLGPDEWKSGIKSVRLVRADGDILLERPVPGMAVLTQPGQPSHELAFPRRTLRECLAEELRSLDPDLLYGRVITDGCRQLTEGQGDDE; via the coding sequence ATGATCATCGACCTGCCCGACACGAACGTCAGCAAGATCGCCAAGGCGCTCGTCAACGTGCGCCAGGAGGGCGGCGCGGTGGCTCTGGGCCGCGTGCTGACGCTGATCATCCTGGTGCGCCATGGCGCGCAGGAAGAAGTGATCGAAGCCGCCAACGACGCGTCGCGGGAGCACCCGATGCGCGTGATCGTGCTGATGAGCGACCCGCATGGGCCGGATGCCGACGCCGAGCCCCGACTGGACGCCGAGATCCGCGTCGGCGGTGACGCCGGCGCGAGCGAAGTGGTCCTGCTGCGGGCCTACGGCGCTGCCGGCAACAACTCCGAGAGCCTGGTGACCGGGTTGCTGCTGCCGGATGCCCCGGTGGTCGCATGGTGGCCTCGCGAGACACCGAAAGAGCCCTCGCGCTCCTCGATCGGCCGCATCGCGCAGCGCCGGATCACGGATGCCGCAGCCCAGCCCGATCCCTCCGCATGGGTCTCCCGCCTCGGCGAGCATTACGTGCCCGGCGACACCGACCTCGCCTGGACGCGCGTGACCCGATGGCGCGAGCAGCTCGCGGCAGTGCTCGACCAGCCGCCATACGAGCCGGTCACCGCCGTCGAGGTGCGCGGCGCGTCCGACTCCCCCTCCACCACTCTGCTGGCGGCGTGGCTTCGCCTGAGCCTGAAGGTTCCGGTGACCTGGACCTACCTCGGCCCCGACGAGTGGAAGAGCGGCATCAAGTCCGTGCGTCTCGTGCGCGCCGACGGAGACATCCTGCTCGAGCGCCCCGTTCCCGGCATGGCCGTTCTGACCCAGCCCGGCCAGCCCTCGCACGAGCTGGCGTTCCCGCGGCGCACGCTGCGCGAATGCCTCGCCGAGGAGCTGCGCAGCCTCGACCCCGATCTGCTGTATGGTCGCGTCATCACCGACGGATGCCGGCAGCTGACTGAGGGGCAGGGCGACGATGAGTGA
- the pgl gene encoding 6-phosphogluconolactonase, translated as MSERGAEKRVVVSADAAALATSVADRFYDRLGKRVRAGKTVHVALTGGGVGTSVLRAIGDHAEHATFDWSQVHFWWGDERFVASHSPDRNDVGATDALLGRIAVPAANVHRMPAADQGLALDEAAAAYATELAVYGPSETTATGVLTGAWPSFDICFLGVGPDAHIASLFPDRDEIRITDRAAVGVRDSPKPPPERITLTRPVINSSNRVWLVLAGPDKASALGLALAGASYHSVPAAGAKGRRRTIFFVDEAAAGNVPPELIDGTY; from the coding sequence ATGAGTGAACGCGGAGCCGAGAAGCGGGTCGTCGTCAGTGCCGACGCCGCAGCCCTGGCGACCTCGGTCGCCGACCGATTCTACGATCGCCTGGGCAAGCGCGTGCGCGCCGGCAAGACCGTGCACGTGGCGCTGACCGGCGGAGGCGTCGGCACCTCCGTTCTGCGGGCGATCGGCGACCATGCCGAGCATGCGACGTTCGACTGGTCCCAGGTGCACTTCTGGTGGGGCGACGAGCGGTTCGTGGCATCCCACTCCCCCGACCGCAACGACGTCGGCGCGACCGACGCGCTGCTGGGTCGGATCGCGGTTCCGGCAGCCAATGTCCACCGGATGCCGGCCGCAGATCAGGGACTCGCCCTCGACGAAGCCGCCGCAGCCTATGCGACCGAGCTGGCGGTGTACGGTCCGTCCGAGACGACTGCCACGGGTGTCCTCACCGGTGCGTGGCCGTCGTTCGACATCTGCTTCCTCGGTGTCGGGCCCGATGCGCACATCGCGTCGCTGTTCCCGGACCGCGACGAGATCCGCATCACGGATCGCGCTGCGGTCGGAGTGCGCGATTCCCCCAAACCGCCGCCGGAGCGCATCACCCTGACCCGACCGGTCATCAACTCCTCCAACCGGGTGTGGCTCGTGCTGGCCGGGCCCGACAAGGCCTCGGCTCTGGGACTTGCGCTGGCCGGCGCCAGCTATCACAGCGTCCCCGCGGCCGGTGCCAAAGGACGCCGACGCACCATCTTCTTCGTCGACGAGGCAGCGGCCGGAAACGTTCCGCCGGAGCTGATCGACGGAACGTACTAG
- a CDS encoding RNA polymerase-binding protein RbpA: MAVGGNAIRGTRVGAGPMGEQDHGFHADRIAISYWDALGNETVRYFAAGIAEEEIPDTIDSPHSGLPAGRDQQNPPAMAKAEPYKTHLAYVKERRTDEEAEALLDDALKQLRERRGQ; the protein is encoded by the coding sequence ATGGCCGTCGGAGGCAACGCAATCCGCGGCACCCGTGTGGGTGCCGGCCCCATGGGCGAGCAGGACCACGGCTTCCACGCGGATCGCATCGCGATCTCGTACTGGGACGCGCTGGGCAACGAGACGGTCCGCTACTTCGCCGCCGGCATCGCCGAAGAAGAGATCCCCGACACGATCGACTCGCCGCACTCGGGGCTGCCCGCCGGTCGAGACCAGCAGAACCCGCCGGCGATGGCGAAGGCCGAGCCGTACAAGACACACCTCGCGTACGTCAAAGAGCGCCGCACCGACGAAGAGGCCGAAGCACTGCTCGACGATGCCCTCAAGCAGCTGCGCGAGCGTCGCGGTCAGTGA
- the secG gene encoding preprotein translocase subunit SecG: MEILEFVLQVVLGITSLLLTLLILLHKGRGGGLSDMFGGGMTSSLGSSGLAERNLNRFTVVLALAWFVAIVALGLIAKLQGI; the protein is encoded by the coding sequence GTGGAAATCCTCGAATTCGTCCTGCAGGTGGTGCTCGGCATCACGAGCCTGCTGCTGACCCTGCTGATCCTTCTGCACAAGGGCCGGGGCGGTGGGCTGTCCGACATGTTCGGCGGCGGCATGACCTCGTCGCTGGGGTCGTCCGGTCTCGCTGAGCGCAACCTCAACCGCTTCACCGTGGTCCTGGCGCTGGCCTGGTTCGTCGCGATCGTGGCCCTGGGCCTGATCGCCAAGCTGCAAGGGATCTGA
- the tpiA gene encoding triose-phosphate isomerase — MNENGGRTPLIAGNWKMNLDHLQAVAFVQKLHWTLKDAKHEADSVEVGLFPPFTDLRTVQTLLDADKIPFELGAQDLSAHDSGAYTGEVSGAFLAKLACRYVIIGHSERRAYHDETDEVVAAKVAAAHKHGLVPVICVGETAEDLEAHGSSAVPVAQLTAALAGVAAGAEVVVAYEPVWAIGSGQAATPDQAQDVAAKLRAVVREAIGDEAAARTRVLYGGSVKSSNIAGFMREPDVDGALVGGASLVPEEFAAIIRYQNHVGV; from the coding sequence GTGAACGAGAACGGCGGCCGCACGCCGCTGATCGCGGGCAACTGGAAGATGAACCTCGACCACCTGCAGGCGGTCGCGTTCGTGCAGAAGCTGCACTGGACGCTGAAGGACGCGAAGCACGAGGCGGACTCGGTCGAGGTGGGACTGTTCCCCCCGTTCACTGATCTGCGCACCGTGCAGACGCTGCTGGACGCCGACAAGATCCCGTTCGAGCTGGGTGCGCAGGACCTGTCCGCCCACGACTCAGGCGCGTACACCGGTGAGGTCTCCGGAGCGTTCCTGGCGAAGCTGGCCTGCCGCTACGTGATCATCGGGCACTCGGAGCGGCGCGCTTACCACGACGAGACCGACGAGGTCGTCGCCGCGAAGGTGGCCGCCGCGCACAAGCACGGCCTGGTGCCGGTGATCTGCGTCGGTGAGACCGCCGAAGACCTCGAAGCGCACGGGTCCAGCGCGGTCCCGGTCGCCCAGTTGACCGCGGCGCTGGCAGGTGTCGCCGCCGGTGCAGAGGTCGTCGTGGCGTACGAGCCGGTCTGGGCGATCGGCTCGGGTCAGGCGGCGACCCCCGATCAGGCGCAGGATGTCGCCGCCAAGCTGCGTGCCGTCGTGCGCGAGGCGATCGGTGACGAGGCTGCCGCGCGCACCCGCGTGCTCTACGGCGGCTCGGTGAAGTCGTCGAACATCGCCGGCTTCATGCGCGAGCCCGACGTGGACGGCGCGCTCGTGGGCGGTGCGAGCCTCGTGCCCGAAGAGTTCGCCGCCATCATCCGCTATCAGAACCACGTCGGAGTGTGA
- a CDS encoding phosphoglycerate kinase, which translates to MALRTLDTLPSRLGRSLAGTRIVVRCDLNVPLRDGVITDDGRVRASLPTLNALINQGARVVVCSHLGRPAGAPDPQYSLEPVAQRLSELLGQPVAFARDTVGESARDAVAALADGDVAVIENLRFEAGETSKDDAVRQQFARSLAGLGDALVSDGFGVVHRKQASVYDLAELVPSVAGLLIEKEVEVLDRLTEKPERPYAVVLGGSKVSDKLGVIEHLLPRVDTLLVGGGMMFTFLAAQGHKVGKSLLEADQLDTVRGYLAQAREKGIRIVLPVDAVMAASFSADADHVVAAADALEDTPFGADGMGLDIGPRTAEQFAEAIRASTTVFWNGPMGVFEMPAFAAGTKTVAQALTEVSGLSVVGGGDSAAAVRQLGFADEAFGHISTGGGASLEFLEGKKLPGLEVLGWEQ; encoded by the coding sequence ATGGCCCTGCGCACCCTCGACACCCTTCCGTCGCGCCTGGGGCGATCGCTGGCCGGTACGCGGATCGTCGTCCGCTGTGACCTGAACGTCCCCTTGCGGGACGGGGTCATCACGGACGACGGCCGCGTCCGCGCGTCGCTGCCCACGCTGAACGCCCTGATCAACCAGGGCGCACGCGTCGTCGTCTGCTCCCATCTGGGGCGGCCCGCCGGCGCACCCGATCCGCAATACAGCCTCGAGCCGGTCGCGCAGCGGCTGTCCGAGCTCCTCGGCCAGCCGGTCGCCTTCGCCCGCGACACCGTCGGCGAATCCGCCCGTGACGCCGTCGCGGCTCTGGCAGACGGAGACGTCGCCGTCATCGAGAACCTGCGCTTCGAAGCGGGCGAGACCTCGAAGGACGACGCGGTGCGTCAGCAGTTCGCGCGCAGCCTCGCCGGGCTCGGCGATGCGCTGGTCTCGGACGGCTTCGGCGTCGTCCACCGCAAGCAGGCCAGCGTCTACGATCTCGCCGAGCTGGTCCCGTCCGTGGCGGGTCTGCTCATCGAGAAAGAGGTCGAGGTCCTCGACCGGCTCACCGAGAAGCCCGAGCGCCCGTATGCGGTGGTTCTGGGCGGCTCGAAGGTCAGCGACAAGCTCGGCGTCATCGAACACCTGCTGCCGCGCGTGGACACGCTGCTGGTCGGCGGGGGGATGATGTTCACGTTCCTCGCGGCGCAGGGGCACAAGGTCGGCAAGAGCCTGCTGGAGGCCGATCAGCTCGACACGGTGCGGGGCTACCTCGCGCAGGCCCGCGAGAAGGGGATCCGGATCGTGCTTCCGGTCGACGCCGTGATGGCGGCATCCTTCTCCGCCGACGCCGACCATGTCGTGGCCGCGGCCGACGCGCTCGAAGACACGCCGTTCGGCGCCGACGGGATGGGACTGGACATCGGGCCGCGCACGGCCGAGCAGTTCGCCGAGGCGATCCGCGCGTCCACGACGGTGTTCTGGAACGGGCCGATGGGCGTGTTCGAGATGCCGGCGTTCGCCGCCGGCACGAAGACAGTCGCACAGGCGCTGACCGAGGTCAGCGGACTCAGCGTCGTCGGCGGCGGCGACTCCGCCGCGGCCGTGCGTCAGCTCGGGTTCGCCGACGAGGCGTTCGGCCACATCTCGACCGGTGGCGGGGCGAGCTTGGAGTTCTTGGAGGGCAAGAAGCTGCCCGGACTGGAGGTGCTGGGGTGGGAGCAGTGA
- the gap gene encoding type I glyceraldehyde-3-phosphate dehydrogenase — MTVKIGINGFGRIGRNYLRAALAQGADLELVAVNDLTDNRTLADLLTYDSVGGRLSEKVSYDDNGITVGGKSIRVFEERDPGALPWGELGVDVVVESTGRFTKAEDAAKHLAGGAKKVIISAPATGADGTFVMGVNEDTYDPASMNIISNASCTTNCLAPLAKVFEDAFGIERGFMMTAHAYTADQNLQDGPHKDLRRARAAAINIVPASTGAAKAIGLVLPELNGKLSGASYRVPVPTGSIVDLTVITQHTGLTVDEVNAAYRAAATEGRLVGYLAYTEDPIVSSDIQLDPHSSIFDSDLTNVSGNLAKVSGWYDNEWGYSNRLVDLTEYVAERL, encoded by the coding sequence GTGACTGTGAAGATCGGAATCAACGGCTTCGGCCGCATCGGACGCAACTATCTGCGCGCGGCACTCGCGCAGGGTGCCGACCTCGAGCTGGTCGCGGTCAACGACCTGACCGACAACCGGACGCTGGCCGACCTGTTGACCTACGACTCGGTCGGGGGCCGCCTGTCCGAGAAGGTCTCGTACGACGACAACGGCATCACCGTCGGCGGCAAGAGCATCCGCGTCTTCGAAGAGCGCGACCCGGGCGCACTGCCCTGGGGCGAGCTCGGGGTCGACGTGGTGGTCGAGTCGACCGGGCGCTTCACGAAGGCGGAGGATGCCGCGAAGCACCTCGCCGGTGGAGCCAAGAAGGTCATCATCTCCGCGCCCGCCACCGGTGCCGACGGCACGTTCGTCATGGGCGTGAACGAGGACACGTACGACCCGGCCTCGATGAACATCATCTCCAACGCGTCCTGCACGACCAACTGCCTGGCGCCCCTCGCGAAGGTGTTCGAAGACGCCTTCGGCATCGAGCGCGGCTTCATGATGACCGCGCACGCGTACACGGCCGACCAGAACCTGCAGGACGGCCCGCACAAGGACCTGCGCCGGGCGCGCGCCGCCGCCATCAACATCGTTCCGGCCTCCACCGGTGCAGCCAAGGCCATCGGCCTGGTGCTGCCCGAGCTCAACGGCAAGCTGAGCGGTGCCTCCTACCGCGTCCCGGTGCCCACCGGGTCGATCGTCGACCTGACGGTCATCACCCAGCACACCGGCCTGACCGTCGACGAGGTCAACGCGGCCTACCGTGCGGCGGCCACCGAAGGACGACTGGTCGGCTACCTCGCCTACACTGAGGACCCGATCGTCTCCAGCGACATCCAGCTCGACCCGCACTCGTCGATCTTCGACTCGGATCTGACCAACGTCAGCGGCAACCTGGCGAAGGTCTCGGGCTGGTACGACAACGAGTGGGGCTACTCCAACCGCCTCGTCGACCTGACCGAGTACGTCGCCGAGCGCCTCTGA
- a CDS encoding superoxide dismutase produces the protein MAKYTLPDLPYDYAALEPHISGKIMQLHHDKHHAAYVAGANTALDKLAEARESGDLANVNKLEKDLAFNLGGHVNHSIFWTNLSPNGGGEPEGELRAAIDEFFGGFDKFQAHFTAAASGIQGSGWAVLSWDPIGEQLIVQQLFDQHANTAQGTVPLFQLDMWEHAFYLDYLNVKADYIKAVWNIANWENVAQRFVTAREKTAGLLVLS, from the coding sequence ATGGCGAAGTACACGTTGCCGGACCTGCCCTATGACTACGCAGCACTCGAGCCGCACATCAGCGGCAAGATCATGCAGCTTCATCACGACAAGCACCATGCGGCATATGTCGCCGGTGCGAACACCGCGCTGGACAAGCTCGCCGAGGCTCGTGAGTCCGGCGATCTGGCCAACGTCAACAAGCTCGAGAAGGACCTTGCGTTCAACCTCGGCGGTCACGTGAACCACTCGATCTTCTGGACCAACCTGTCGCCGAACGGCGGTGGCGAGCCCGAGGGCGAGCTGCGCGCAGCGATCGACGAGTTCTTCGGCGGATTCGACAAGTTCCAGGCTCATTTCACGGCTGCCGCGTCGGGCATCCAGGGGTCGGGCTGGGCCGTGCTCAGCTGGGACCCGATCGGCGAGCAGCTGATCGTGCAGCAGCTGTTCGACCAGCACGCCAACACCGCGCAGGGCACGGTTCCGCTGTTCCAGCTGGACATGTGGGAGCACGCGTTCTACCTCGACTACCTCAACGTGAAGGCCGACTACATCAAGGCCGTGTGGAACATCGCGAACTGGGAGAACGTCGCCCAGCGCTTTGTCACAGCGCGCGAGAAGACCGCGGGGCTGCTGGTACTGTCATAG
- the whiA gene encoding DNA-binding protein WhiA, producing MPLTADVKAELIAVRDPRPTARVAELTALLRFSGGLHSIAGRVAVEAELDSDALARRTARELMELYGVRPELVHVQGSMAAGGPRYAVRVIEAGETLARQTGLLDPRRRVVRGLPNRLTTGSRPDLAAVWRGAFLAAGTLTDPGRSAALEVSCPSSEAGMALVGAAHRLGVAAKAREVRGIPRVVVRDAEAIRAALAAMGAVRAAAAWDQVRQRREVRAGVNRLVNFDDANLRRSAQAAVAACARVERALEILGEDVPVHLEEAGRLRLAHRDASLDELGHHADPPLTKDAVAGRIRRLLAMADKKAEADGIPGTESAVPAGAAD from the coding sequence GTGCCGCTGACTGCCGATGTGAAAGCCGAGCTGATCGCCGTTCGCGACCCGCGCCCCACAGCGCGCGTCGCCGAGCTGACGGCCCTGCTGCGCTTCTCCGGTGGGCTGCATTCGATCGCCGGTCGGGTGGCGGTCGAGGCGGAGCTCGACTCGGATGCGCTGGCCCGCCGCACCGCGCGGGAGCTCATGGAGCTGTACGGCGTGCGCCCCGAACTCGTGCACGTGCAGGGGTCGATGGCCGCGGGCGGACCGCGGTACGCCGTGCGTGTGATCGAGGCCGGCGAGACGCTCGCGCGTCAGACCGGACTGCTGGATCCTCGACGTCGCGTGGTGCGGGGACTGCCGAACCGGCTCACGACCGGATCGCGCCCCGACCTGGCGGCCGTGTGGCGCGGCGCGTTCCTCGCCGCCGGTACCCTGACCGACCCCGGTCGCTCGGCGGCTCTCGAGGTGTCGTGCCCGTCGTCAGAGGCGGGCATGGCGCTGGTGGGTGCTGCGCATCGCCTGGGTGTGGCGGCGAAGGCCCGCGAAGTGCGCGGCATCCCGCGCGTGGTGGTCCGCGACGCCGAGGCGATCCGTGCGGCCCTGGCCGCCATGGGAGCCGTGCGCGCCGCGGCTGCCTGGGACCAGGTCCGGCAGCGACGCGAGGTGCGCGCCGGTGTGAACCGCCTGGTCAACTTCGACGACGCGAATCTGCGTCGCTCCGCGCAGGCGGCGGTCGCCGCATGCGCCCGGGTCGAGCGTGCCCTGGAGATCCTGGGCGAAGACGTGCCCGTGCATCTGGAAGAGGCGGGACGGCTGCGCCTGGCCCACCGTGATGCGAGTCTGGACGAGCTCGGTCATCACGCCGACCCGCCGTTGACGAAGGATGCCGTGGCCGGCCGTATTCGGCGACTTCTGGCGATGGCCGACAAGAAGGCCGAGGCCGACGGCATCCCTGGCACCGAGTCGGCCGTTCCGGCCGGCGCCGCCGACTGA